AGCATATGCCATGAAAACAGATTTAACAAACACAGGCCTGCTTGATCAAATACTTTTTAGTGATATTTTCGGCTTATCAAAGCCATTTGATCTCCAAGACAAAACAATTTAACCCCAAACAAGGGATCCATTCAAATATCAAATTAAAGTGGAGACTATCAAGTCTGTTTTTAGGGGTGCAAAATGTACAATTGTAAATACTACTCTTGTTTATTCTTTCAgttataaaaaacaaaagtgaatgaCGTGAAAAGAACCAGCTAAAGTGAAGTGAGGATTATCCAGGGAACCTTTGAAACAGTTACATTTGTTAAAACATACATCTAAGTACAGTGTCTTAAACATGCACGACTGCTTTCTACTATACACAACCCGCAATTACTATAATCTCAGTTctttgtaatatttatttttccccACCCTTGTTTGTACTTGTTAACCTGCTCGCATTAAAGAGGAGCAGTAGGGTGAGAGCGTATTCCTCTGAGAGAAGTAGGTTATTTTTAATGTACACATCTAACTAGGACaggttgttgggttttttttttcgtgtgtgtgtgtcggtgtgTGTGTCTCTTGTCTCGTGACATTTGATCGGATTAATGTTAGGAGATAAGGGAAAGGTAACAGTTATGAAGCGAAAATGCTATCTTTAAAATTCAGAAGTGATTAGGAATTATGTAGATACGGTGGAAATTCAATTTAACAGACTCGGAACGGACATACTCAAGATTTAACAGACAGGAAATTATTTCCAGTTCATTCTAAATACGCTCTGGCACAGTCAACAAATTGAGACGGTTATGTGCTATTTCGGGGTTGTGCACATTATACCAagagtgtcaaactcatttttgtcgtgaGCCAAAACGTTGCTATGATTTCCCTCGCAGCCGTTATGACTGTGAACCCATATGTGTTTGATCAACTCCCACAtatatgcaaaaaaaattatgcataactagttttgaaatcaaaacCCAGTAAATCGTTCGACTaattttcaatttaatttaaaCGGGGGATAAGTAACACAAATTATTGCAATATCTCATCTCAGTgttgttaaaagtgaagacaatttccgAGAAACATGAAGTCAACATACATGATTggcttcacgggccacataaaataatgtcacaggccggatttggcccccgggccttgggtttgacacgtgTGCGAAAAATGTACAAACCAATAATTCTGTGCTCCATTTTTAGCCCACAAAAAAACTTACTTTAATTCAAGAGACAGGTTCCACTGAAATGTTACTACTGTTCTACTGCAGTTTagtttccgctggtcagcagcaaTGCCATCCTATGTTATCCAATCATCTGCTTCCCTGCCCTTTTGTTCCACCAGCTTTGTATTTATTGATGCTGCACTCAGGGTAGCCTGCCAGTTATCTCATAACGGACTGAAGCGAGGTTACCCCTTCCTTCTTCTGTCCCTTATTACTCACGCTGCACAAGAAGAGAAAGAGATGAGAAAATATGGCTTTTGTATAGTTGTATATGCTTCACTAAAATCATCAATGCAATATTTCCACTGTCTTCTACTAACACTTCAAATGTCATCACTTCAAATTGTAATTTtttagctttttttattttttattatttttttgcttcatttaattaattagtttgtttatttgttatttatttaccgtattttccggactataaggcacacctaaaaacctcaaattttctcaaaagcctttctgatagtccggtgcgccttatatatggaccaagttcctaaatttaaactgaccCGAAGCATTATGTCATGAAATcactcataagtggcccgctgaagactatgaatcatgaatcaaaaagactatggatcattattttgtgattataaagtaatttgttgcatctgaagttgaaataaaaaagataaaatggagaatgatttgatttggattaaaaatctgacatgatgcattaatggtccgctttataatccggtgcgccttatatacggacaaagttttaaaatgggccattcattgaaggtgcgccttatagtccggtgtgccttatcgtccggaaaatacggtagaatgAAAGGTCTTCTTGCAAAAAGATATTGATGTTATGTTTTTAAAAATTCTTTGTGCAGGAGTCACCCTCTTTGTGGCACTATATGACTACGAAGCACGGACAGAAGATGACCTCACTTTCAGAAAAGGAGAAAGGTTCCAGATTATCAACAGCACGTAAGTCACTACAGTCGCTTGTCTGAGAGTCCGTACTTGTGAAAAATGTACATTTACATTTATCACCGGGATAGAGTTAGCTGAACTCAGAGGTTTCATTATCTGCAGTGAACAAGAGCCAAAATAAGTGCTGCTTTCTTTCATtggaaatataaatattattgctgtcctttcatAAATGCCATCCAGCCTcgagtatttattttttagagaCTCctgttggacaaaaaaaaaaaaagaaaccattcATTGACTTGTGAACAGCAGCAAGAAAACACGGTCATGAGGTCTCAGACTGCTTTTTTAATTCCCCCCCTCTTTTCTCTCATCTTGCTTCTTAGTGGAACCCACAAAGAGCTGCATCACATCTTCAGTTTCTCTCTCCACTCtgctccccctttttttttcatgccagCCAGCTTCAAATATTTATTCCTTAGCCACAGTGACTCCTGTTGGACAAACAATGAAAAAGCCTGAAAGCGATCGTTATGATGAGAATAGTCAGATTCTATTTACAAGATTTTATGATTATGCTCATCCCTTCCAAAAAACTCCGATTTATTGATGTTGCTTTCCGCCCAGCGCGAGTTTATTTTCATACCCCGTTAGGGAACAGCTCTCATTTTGACTGTGtttgtaatttatttaaatcgttCACACAACAGACAATCATATGAAGACACTCACATGGTGGagtgaatgaatgcatgaatgattCATCTGAATCACAAAGGTCCTCTGTTTAATTATTCTCTCATCACAAGACACTCGGGGAGAGAGAGGATATGAATCGATTCAAAGACACAGGGGAGCTACATTGTTTATTCCACTTCTTTTCAGAGATATGCTGCATAAAACTGTTGGTTTAAATGGGTTTCTTTTTAAAATTCTACTAAATGGGATAGACAGGGGGTCCACCCCTCCCAGTGTTTCCCTCCCAGGCTCCATTGAGACACAAATTTCAATATGTTACACAACACAAATACAGACAGTTCTCCTTCAGAATGCAGATTATTAGAGTCTGAGACCCTCCTGAGGCTTCCCTCTTGAAGCTGTCGAGTAAATCTCAGGCAATCCTCTGTCACACCTTTATTCAGCATAAATAAAACGTGTGATGCCATTTTGTTGTTAGCTCTTGTAGTAGCCACAATGGCTGGTGAGCTAAAAGGTCAGTTAGCTAAGCTAGCTAAGAAAGTATTCAAGTATTtgtataaggaaaaaaaaatgccactttCAGATTAAAAAACAGGGATTAACACAAAAGGTGAAGCAACAATtagcctgattttttttttaataatgtgaCTAGATGATGCTGATCTTGGTTGTTCAAAGCGTTTATTGTCATGTGTACAAAAAGAAAGCACTTTTTCTTTGTACAATGAAATTCTTTCGCTGTCCGTTAAAGTTCCAGACAAGGTAAGGTAGATTAAAGGAagattaaaaagtaaaaaaaacacaaaatataaaaaacacAACTACTAAGGTGAGGGCAATCATTCGAATTTAATAGCTGAGCAAAGTGAagtgaaggataaaaaaaaaaaaaaaaatgggaaaacaCAACAGAGTCAAATTGGGCCGAACTGAAATCCAAAACGGGAAGCCAGAAAgcagtgaaaaagaaaacacaagagTACTGTGGTAAGTCAATGTGGGTGGTTCCAGACCATATAAATTCCAAACTGTCTGTGAATCAGGAGATATACTGTACAGTGGCACAAAGTATGCCAACTCAAGAGACTTGAGAAAGTCTAAAGCGTTCTGCTCTTCTTGTTCTAAACTTTTCCAGTGAAGGGGACTGGTGGGACGCTCGTTCGCTCACCACTGGTGGCAGTGGTTATATCCCCAGTAATTACGTGGCTCCAGTGGATTCCATCCAGGCTGAGGAGTAAGTAGAGAAAAAAAGATTGTGCGTGTGCGTCAAAGTGCTAAATCCAGACAGAATACAGGAATAACAGAAATGTTTTGATAAAATCACTCATTTCAAAATGCCAACAATATTCAGTCCTACTCGACTATAAATGACTAAAGAAATGTTGTGTGTTCAagtgttaccgtattttccgcactataaggcgcacataaaaacctccaattttctcaaaagccgacaatgcgccttataatcaggtgcgccttatatatggaccaatattgagcaggcgtgtccaaagtctaaaggtatatatcttatatatggacaaagttttgaaatgggccattcattgaaggtgcgccttataatccagtgcgccttatatatggacaaagttttaaaatgggccattcattgaaggtacgccttataatccggtgcgccttatagtgcggaaaatacggtaatatttaatttgaccttttttccccaaatttcTTTCTACAAGTTAATTAGTACCAAAGAGGTGAGGTTTCATTTGTCTCCATCTCGTACTGCCACTGGGTTAACGTGAAGCTTCCTCTAATTACAGTTGGTATTTTGGTAAACTGGGGCGAAAGGAGGCCGAGAGACAGTTGCTCTCCACTGGGAACCCACGGGGTACTTTCCTCATCCGGGAGAGTGAAACCACAAAGGGTAAATTATCAATATTTTTGATTCTATGTCAAAATAATATGTGGCTAAACCCGCTCATCCACAAAAATCTAATTACGCCCCCTAGGTGCCTTTTCCTTGTCCATACGGGACTGGGATGACGTGAAAGGCGACCATGTCAAACATTATAAGATCCGCAAGTTGGACAGTGGTGGCTACTACATCACCACTAGGGCTCAGTTTGATTCactacaacaactggttcagcACTATTCAGGTACGACAGCTTTTCTTATTTCGTTAGCGCTGCTTATGCTACACTACGAGTTTCATTGTTGCCTATCACACTTTGCTTTGTGTCAATATGTGGCCTGCAAATGACTAGCGACCAGTCCAGGGAATAACCCGCCTCTCACCAAAGTCAGCTGCGATAAGTTTCAACTCATCTGTGACCCTAATACAAATAAGCGACATAAAAAACAGATGCAAAAAAGGGACATTTGTAATCCAATCAAAAGGGAAATTTATTAGAGTAATATACAGTAGTAGCAGCAGTAGTATAGTAATATGTTCATAAAATTGtaatcatatttttttatatattaattGTTTACACACTACCACAATATACTTAATGGTGTAATTGTTATGTACTACCACTAaaagtaataaataatacaatttagagctgcaacaattttttttaataatcactTAAGTTGTCAATTATTCTGATGATTAATCGATGAATTGGATGAAGACCAACAAAATTGAATCAAAAGGGAAATTTATTAGAGTAATATACAGTCGTAGCAGCAGTAGTATGGTAATATGTTCATAAAATTgtaatcatatttttttttatatatttattgtttACAATTACACACAACCACAATATACTTAATGATGTAATCGTTACGTAGTACCACTAaaagtaataaataatacaatttagagctgctatttgttttttaataatcACTTAAACTGTCAATTATTCCGACGATTAATCGATGAAATGGATgaagaacaacaaaataaattacTTATATTCCTTTTATTCAAAATTAGGAGATTTATTTAAAATGGAttgaaaaaaatgcacaaaatattCAGTTACTGGTTTGGTCTGTAACATGTCAGAAAATTGTGTTGCTCATTGTTTCCAAAGTAAATGTTTTAGTAATTAACTGTTCTTTCTCCCCCTTTGCTGCAGTCAGTCTCGTTTTAATCAGGTCCTAAAATATCACACTATACTTTATCTTCAATTGACAACGCACTAAGGCTTCTGCTTTTATAGCTTATTTTTCTTGCTTGCAACAGGCCCTGATTGGATTGGATCAATAAAAAGGAATCAAAACATTGAATACAAGTTATCTTCACTGAATGCATCAATGCATTTAAAATACCACAATGAAAATAGCTGGTCATGTTTTTTGAAATCCTCCATTGGTTTTTCCAGGTCAGATGAACATTGTGCCCCCAAGGGGGAGCCAAGTGTATGCTGACCAActctaaaatggaaaaaaaaactgtaatggAGATTGATTCAACTGAGATCAAATTGTTATCATTCCAATCCATCTTTCTGGGCTGCTACATTTCTAGGAAAAAAATTGTTTGCTGTGGATACATTTCACATATTGGCAGGTTTTATGACAGGAGAGAACCAAATTAGCAGGCAATTGTCACAGATGGGTTTTGACGGCCAGCTAAGCACCCTCATGGGTGAGACTCTGGCCTTTATCTCATCTTAACTGCCCCATGTAAACACCCTGCGGATTACTGGTTGTGAGGCTAGACGTTTATCCCGCACGAGGAtagacaagggggggggggggggtctttgcaCTTATCAGCTTGTATAGACGGAAACACGGGCCCTAATCTACCGGTTTAATCGATAACAAGCAAACAACGAGAGCTTCCTCTGGAGTAAAAGCAAGACATTTGATTTCATGAGACAGCGTTCAGCGGCTAAAGTGATGCTGAGCGGCGCTAATCGAAATGGAAGCAGCTGGTGAACCACTCAGGCACCTAAACGGGCCTAGCCTAGATATTGCTTCTCATGTTTGTGCTTTATGTTTAACTGCTACTTTTGTATACGTTCCTAGAATTCAGATTAGCTCTTAACATTAATTACCATCATTATCGTAAAGCAGGTTGAGAGACCGTTAAAAGGGAGGGAACTTGCTTTATGACCGTATGGCCATATTGGGACACTATTCGTAGCCTCCTCAGTCTGACAAATGTTCTTCTCCAAGACATTACAATCGTATTAGGGTGCATTCTTCTCACATGTATCTGCACTGTAGAATTCATCTGAACAGCAGTTCAAGTGAATTTCTTCCTCCCCTTTACTGCAATTTTGTCTCGTCAACTTCTCTATTGCATTTCTTTCTTCTCTTATTTCTGCATTACCGCGTGGCCCGAGCAGACCGAGCCGCCGGTCTCTGTTGTCGCTTGGTGGTTCCCTGCCACAAAGGGATGCCCCGCCTCACTGACCTGTCAGTCAAAACCAAAGATGTGTGGGAGATCCCGCGGGAGTCACTGCAGCTGATAAAGCGTCTTGGGAATGGGCAGTTTGGGGAAGTCTGGATGGGTATGGATCCATTCACCTTCAGATGAAGGGGCTGCATGGAGGAGGCCACACAAGGACAGTTGAGACCCCAAAACGAGAGAGGGGGGGGTTCCTTTGGGGATGTTGCAGGGAAACCGTTTTATTAGTCCAAAGTTGGCCTCCTTCATCAACCTTAACTGCATGTACTCCTCATTAGTTAACCCTGTATGCCTTCCCTCCCCTCCTTGTAGAGTGTGCGAATGGTTTGAGCTTTAAATTAACTGCCGTGTGTGTGAACTACACCCCTGACACTGTGGGCTTGAGTCATGATGCTTGGGAGATCAGAAGAGAAGCCCTTGAATTGAAATTAAAGCTGGGCAAAGGATGTTTTGCTGAGGTTTTTTACGGTAAGAGTactcagtccccccccccccccccccattatattatttttatcagtGTTCAGAATTGAATTTTTACACTGTTTGTGAGAttagaattatttttatttttattattgaagATAAAATTTCCCCTGATAGTTTGTTTACTCACAAACTGAATAAGcattaaatatataatataataataaatcaaaaattCATTCAACATTCAGgatattttctatactgctaataaaatatatttatattttcaattgtTTATTATGTATTTGTTGATAAATGTAACACCATAGATATTTACAGTTCCATGTGCAGATACTggaatattatttttatcagtGTTCAGAATTAAATTTATACACTGCTTTGTGAGAttagaatattttatttatttattgaaaataGAATTTCCCCTGagtttgtttacatacaaactgaATAAGcattaaatatataatataataataaatcaaaaattCATTCAACATTCAGcatattttctatactgctaataaaatatatttatattttcaattgtGATAAATATAACACCATAGATATTTACAGTTCCATGTGCAGATACTGGAAATTAATTTTTTCCCAGATGACACCCAGCTTCTGAGCACCTTTACCAAGCTGATGGAACCTTCTTCCCAAAAAATGGGCAACTGATATTCAGGCTTACTTAAAACCTTCCAAGCATGCGAGTTGATGTTCTCCAACTTCCCTTTGAGTCACTCCTCTACATCCTCTCACAGAATGAGATCAGTAGAACTATTACAATGGTCCATTTTTGATTATGTAACAGCAGTGCCACAATCATGTTATGTTAGAGCAACTGGCATCCCCACAGTTGGAAGCTTACAGGCTTGCCCTGGTTAATCATCCTCTGAAGGATTATCTGCTCCCGTGTTGGCGCATTGTAGCTCTTCAATCCTCACTGGATTCTACTGATGGCTTTTCAAATTCAAATCAAAGTACCTTCTAAATCTTTTATCCAATTAATTATCTATCTGCTCAAGCCGTGTGCCTGAGAAGTAAAGATGATCTGATTCCCATAGCGTCTCCTGATCTCCTGCTGTGTGGCATGTTTACATCAATGTCTgtagtacaattttttttttttgtgcatgccTAACGTATCATCTCTGATTGGACGATGTGATTGAGGTGTAAAATGTGCTAATGGTCTACTCATGCCTACATGTGTCAGGAACATGGAACGGCACCACAAAGGTAGCTGTGAAGACTCTGAAACCTGGAACCATGTCCCCTGAGTCCTTCCTGGAGGAGGCTCAGATCATGAAGAAACTCCGCCACGACAAGCTGGTCCAGTTGTACGCTGTCGTGTCTGAGGAGCCTATTTATATCGTCACAGAGTACATGGGCAAAGGTACATGAAAGCTTGCATGAATAAACGTGAACATGAGCCCATTTGGAATTAATtcagttgctaaccaaaacagcagtacAGCTAGATGAACCATCTCGGGTATTAGATTAGCTTTGTTCGGTGGCAATGTTAACTGTGGTGGGTCTTAATTTTGTTGGCTGTTAGTTGCAGATATTTTTGTTTCACTTCTGCCatcttttttatgttttaaaaacTTCCCCTAATATAAATTGTGTTATACCAGTATTGAttgataatataaaatattgccCTGTAGGAAGTCTACTGGACTTTTTGAAGGACGGAGAAGGGCGAGGGTTGAAGCTGCCCAATCTTGTGGATATGGCTGCCCAGgtatgttgtctttttttttttttttcagtcaattATAAAACAAACACCCCTTTTATTCTTAAATAACAACTATAAATCCTGCAAAAACAGTAAAATCATTTAgaacagaggtgtcaaactcatttttttcgcgggccgcattgtagtcataatgCCAtaaggccattatgactgtcaaataaatgtatgaacacctcatattatataattatataatataatcttcacgggccacataaaatgatgtggcgggccgtatctggcccccgggccttgagtttgacccctGTGATTTAGAATCAAGAGGTGTGGAAAAACACATTCACAAATGAACCAAATTATTTCAAAACTACAGatttttcttcatttgaaaTTTATCATCAGTCTCAACATATCAGCGTCATTAAATtctgtgcttgttttttttttttttgattgattgatttttttttccgattGATAGCACAACTAAAAGCTGATTTTCTGACTCACAAAGAAAAGAATCCACCTGACTGATACATTGGCTAACTAGGACGCATATTTCTAATCAGGGCAATCAACTTCAAGGGCAGAGATATCGAACCCCTTGAGAAGCCAGCTAAATGAAGGCCATTAATGGGAAAAAATGAGGGACATGATGTGTGTCGACAGTACTTCACAAAGTACAGTCAGACTTTAACTCttgaacagctttttttttcaaatctggaTGTTGCAGCAAATCATAACTGGTATTTAATGCAGGCGTGCTCTTCTGTGCCAGGTGGCAGCAGGTATGGCTTACATAGAGAGGATGAATTACATCCACCGAGATTTACGCTCCGCCAACATTCTGGTGGGAGACAACATGGTGTGTAAGATCGCCGACTTTGGCCTCGCCAGACTCATCGAAGACAACGAATACACCGCACGGCAAGGTCAGTCTTCACATTTTTCCTCTTCCCGCTGTCCATCCACCGACTCTAGGTTCAAACATAATTGACCTTCGCTTCCATCGTTGCTGATGTCATCCATTCAGGTGCAAAGTTCCCCATCAAGTGGACCGCCCCGGAGGCTGCGCTGTACGGCAAGTTCACCATCAAGTCGGACGTGTGGTCGTTTGGTATTTTCCTGACAGAGCTAGTCACCAAGGGTCGAGTGCCTTACCCGGGTGAGCATTGCTTTTAAATCTAGCTGCCTTTGCTGAGACTTTTCttatttgaagttttttttttttttttctgtgaaagcCTCCGGCTGCCCTCATGCCGTTTTACGAGAGTAAAAGGTTCTTTAATGCTTGGGTAATCTTTGTTTCCCTTGCCAAAATGTGAGATAACACTTGATTACTGCTGTTGCCTGCAGGACAACTTAAATTTCTGACCGGGAAAAAAAGGGAACATGGGAGGAATAATACGCACGTCCAGATGGATTTGTAAATGAGTTGTGCTCAAGGCAGAAGGGAAGGAAGGTTAGGATGCAACTGAGCCGAGGGATTAGCTTCTTTGTTTTTTGCATAAAATACCGTGAGTGAGCTCTTTAACGCGTTTTGAAAAGCTCAATAAATGTTAAAATATAAATGCAGTGGAACCTCGACAATCCGAGGAGCCGTTCCCTGTTGtaaatctaaaaatatttgacggCCGAcgaattttttgttgttgtttttgtaataGCTTAGAGATGCCACAAGGTGGCGGCAAAGCAATTAAAACGCATAAGCGTCAACATCATACATGTATATACAATCATGAACCCCTCATATAAATGACAAGACTGAATTTTAAATGGAGTGTGCTTTATCTACAATGATCACATTGGCATCGTAGCACACAGTGACACCTAGTGGACTGGATGTTTGTCTTGCCTAAATATTTTCACCCCTCTGTTCCAGGCATGAACAACCGTGAGGTGCTGGAACAGGTGGAACGAGGCTACAG
This genomic stretch from Syngnathus scovelli strain Florida chromosome 20, RoL_Ssco_1.2, whole genome shotgun sequence harbors:
- the LOC125990179 gene encoding tyrosine-protein kinase Fyn isoform X1; this encodes MGCVQCKDKEATKLTDDRDTSISHAGYRYGADPTPQHYPSFGVTAIPNYNNFHTPVGQGMTVFGGVSTSSNTGTLRTRGGTGVTLFVALYDYEARTEDDLTFRKGERFQIINSTEGDWWDARSLTTGGSGYIPSNYVAPVDSIQAEDWYFGKLGRKEAERQLLSTGNPRGTFLIRESETTKGAFSLSIRDWDDVKGDHVKHYKIRKLDSGGYYITTRAQFDSLQQLVQHYSDRAAGLCCRLVVPCHKGMPRLTDLSVKTKDVWEIPRESLQLIKRLGNGQFGEVWMECANGLSFKLTAVCVNYTPDTVGLSHDAWEIRREALELKLKLGKGCFAEVFYGTWNGTTKVAVKTLKPGTMSPESFLEEAQIMKKLRHDKLVQLYAVVSEEPIYIVTEYMGKGSLLDFLKDGEGRGLKLPNLVDMAAQVAAGMAYIERMNYIHRDLRSANILVGDNMVCKIADFGLARLIEDNEYTARQGAKFPIKWTAPEAALYGKFTIKSDVWSFGIFLTELVTKGRVPYPGMNNREVLEQVERGYRMPCPQDCPISLHELMLQCWKKDAEERPTFEYLQAFLEDYFTATEPQYQPGDNL
- the LOC125990179 gene encoding tyrosine-protein kinase Fyn isoform X2, which produces MGCVQCKDKEATKLTDDRDTSISHAGYRYGADPTPQHYPSFGVTAIPNYNNFHTPVGQGMTVFGGVSTSSNTGTLRTRGGTGVTLFVALYDYEARTEDDLTFRKGERFQIINSTEGDWWDARSLTTGGSGYIPSNYVAPVDSIQAEDWYFGKLGRKEAERQLLSTGNPRGTFLIRESETTKGAFSLSIRDWDDVKGDHVKHYKIRKLDSGGYYITTRAQFDSLQQLVQHYSDRAAGLCCRLVVPCHKGMPRLTDLSVKTKDVWEIPRESLQLIKRLGNGQFGEVWMGTWNGTTKVAVKTLKPGTMSPESFLEEAQIMKKLRHDKLVQLYAVVSEEPIYIVTEYMGKGSLLDFLKDGEGRGLKLPNLVDMAAQVAAGMAYIERMNYIHRDLRSANILVGDNMVCKIADFGLARLIEDNEYTARQGAKFPIKWTAPEAALYGKFTIKSDVWSFGIFLTELVTKGRVPYPGMNNREVLEQVERGYRMPCPQDCPISLHELMLQCWKKDAEERPTFEYLQAFLEDYFTATEPQYQPGDNL
- the LOC125990179 gene encoding tyrosine-protein kinase Fyn isoform X3 encodes the protein MGCVQCKDKEATKLTDDRDTSISHAGYRYGADPTPQHYPSFGVTAIPNYNNFHTPVGQGMTVFGGVSTSSNTGTLRTRGGTGVTLFVALYDYEARTEDDLTFRKGERFQIINSTEGDWWDARSLTTGGSGYIPSNYVAPVDSIQAEDWYFGKLGRKEAERQLLSTGNPRGTFLIRESETTKGAFSLSIRDWDDVKGDHVKHYKIRKLDSGGYYITTRAQFDSLQQLVQHYSECANGLSFKLTAVCVNYTPDTVGLSHDAWEIRREALELKLKLGKGCFAEVFYGTWNGTTKVAVKTLKPGTMSPESFLEEAQIMKKLRHDKLVQLYAVVSEEPIYIVTEYMGKGSLLDFLKDGEGRGLKLPNLVDMAAQVAAGMAYIERMNYIHRDLRSANILVGDNMVCKIADFGLARLIEDNEYTARQGAKFPIKWTAPEAALYGKFTIKSDVWSFGIFLTELVTKGRVPYPGMNNREVLEQVERGYRMPCPQDCPISLHELMLQCWKKDAEERPTFEYLQAFLEDYFTATEPQYQPGDNL